Proteins from a single region of Carassius carassius chromosome 37, fCarCar2.1, whole genome shotgun sequence:
- the LOC132118493 gene encoding ensconsin-like isoform X1, translating to MPAPLRLRRGTCRSAIPSLSTIAEEEEGQRSRKRRRKGGGSDYLSKADDKSSWSRPDSSASGRYTYTIPSPTEIPIVTRPEPLMLKNDERQRLARERRVELEKQNAAKGSKWLEREERARQFHERQLKERRKKLEEQRVKEERKHAAVEEKRRQNLEEEKARYEAVIRRTMERGRRARPNSNRWSWGGTLPASTSHNNDADRRSVSTVNLSKPTDPVISKRLSSSSATLLNSPDRALQKQTSLSSSCLIKKTQSKSQISKEKIPQDKPAGMRRMPLTAWENTVISRLQTPTHSYLARSRSAMSLSGEAVTPVCPRSASCHPMSSMSFKSIQSHSAERPIKAGLNLERPIRAGFIPLDSSTRRKTTQNLPIDRKDKDSVRKSWSNLSYPTPNLSLFTPKRSLSPVGRHSTVSNPSPNRGSTTKPPQKTPNPKKSRSPPPPASIPLSPSNPSLSAGNLRPNRVTSESPRATPEGQGAKNGERPKIEPESLATKQEPSAEGSGSPPTTRPSAGTTDPEEASRLLAEKRRQAREQREREEEEKRQQEEAERCSREEMARRKAEERAKREEEAQRQAEDKKRREEEAKRLEEEKAQREREEAERLQKQKEEEEARQREEAERLRLEREKHFQKEEAERMERKKRLEEIMKRTRRSDQKTTPQRNGDVSQQSGQNSESSISSSPSVTVLAPQAPETSETVCSDSNGHTGPSCITPILPTSGHSVAAQLRENGTVAEAFEEVIEVPVGTKLSRQDADGEEVENEEEEKRKVLLLAFRENGSMHNVSGLEENPTQ from the exons ATGCCGGCCCCCCTCAGGTTGAGGAGGGGGACCTGCAGGTCAGCTATCCCATCTCTCTCCACCATCGCTGAGGAAGAGGAGGGACAGCGGAGTCGCAAGAGACGAAGGAAAGGAGGAG GCTCTGACTACCTTTCTAAAGCAGATGACAAGTCATCATGGAGTCGACCGGACTCCTCAGCCTCTGGACGGTACACCTACACCATTCCCAGCCCTACAGAGATCCCCATCGTTACTAGACCAG AGCCTCTGATGCTGAAGAATGACGAAAGGCAGAGACTCGCCCGTGAACGGAGGGTGGAGCTGGAGAAGCAGAATG CTGCAAAGGGTTCCAAGTGGTTGGAGAGAGAGGAAAGAGCCCGACAGTTTCATGAAAGACAGCTGAAGGAACGCAGGAAAAAGCTGGAGGAGCAGCGAGTGAAGGAGGAGAGGAAACACGCTGCTGTGGAGGAGAAACGACGGCAGAATCTAGAGGAGGAGAAG GCCCGGTATGAGGCTGTTATCAGGAGGACCATGGAGAGGGGTCGGAGAGCCCGTCCCAACTCAAACCGCTGGAGCTGGGGTGGAACGCTCCCTGCTAGCACCTCACACAACAACG ATGCTGACAGAAGATCAGTCTCCACTGTGAATCTGTCCAAACCCACAGATCCAGTCATTTCCAAACGCCTGTCATCTTCCTCGGCCACCTTGCTGAATTCACCAGATAGAG CCTTACAGAAGCAGACATCTCTCTCGTCGTcttgcttgattaaaaaaacacaatctaAATCCCAAATCTCCAAAGAGAAGATACCTCAGGACAAACCAGCAG GTATGCGTCGCATGCCTCTTACTGCATGGGAGAATACAGTGATCAGTCGACTTCAGACACCAACACACTCCTACCTGGCCAGAAGTCGCAGCGCCATGTCTTTGTCTGGAGAAGCAG TGACCCCCGTTTGTCCTCGCTCAGCCTCCTGTCATCCAATGAGCTCCATGTCCTTCAAGTCCATCCAGTCACACAGTGCTGAGCGACCAATCAAAGCAGGCCTTAATCTAGAGAGACCAATCAGAGCAGGGTTCATCCCTCTGGACAGCAGCACCCGCAGAAAGACCACCCAGAATTTGCCG ATTGACAGGAAGGATAAGGACAGTGTGAGAAAGTCATGGAGTAACCTGTCATATCCAACTCCCAATCTGAGCCTGTTCACACCCAAGAGATCTCTTTCACCTGTCGGTCGTCACAGCACGGTCAGCAATCCATCCCCCAACAG GGGCTCTACTACTAAACCCCCTCAGAAGACACCTAACCCCAAAAAGTCCAGGTCTCCACCTCCTCCAGCATCAATTCCTTTGTCTCCTAGTAACCCGTCTTTATCGGCAGGCAATCTCAGGCCTAACAGAGTGACATCAGAGAGCCCGAGAGCAACTCCAGAAGGACAGGGGGCCAAAAACGGAGAACGTCCCAAAATTGAACCAGAGTCTCTTGCAACTAAACAGGAGCCTTCTGCCG AAGGATCTGGAAGTCCTCCAACAACACGGCCCTCTGCAGGCACAACAGATCCTGAGGAGGCATCACGTCTGCTGGCTGAGAAACGACGGCAGGCCAGAgaacaaagagaaagagaagaggaggagaagagaCAGCAGGAAGAGGCTGAACG GTGCAGCAGGGAGGAGATGGCCCGCAGGAAGGCAGAGGAGCGGGCGAAGAGAGAGGAGGAGGCACAGCGGCAGGCTGAAGACAAGAAGAGACGAGAGGAGGAGGCGAAGCGTTTAGAAGAGGAGAAagcacagagggagagagaggaagctGAACGCCTGCAGAAACAG aaagaggaagaggaggctcGCCAGAGAGAAGAGGCAGAGCGTTTGCGtctggagagagagaaacacttcCAGAAAGAGGAGGCGGAGAGAATGGAGAGGAAGAAG CGCCTTGAGGAAATTATGAAACGCACGCGCCGATCTGATCAG AAAACCACCCCACAGAGAAATGGCGATGTCAGCCAGCAGAGTGGACAGAATTCAG AGAGTTCAATATCCAGCAGCCCTTCAGTGACCGTGTTGGCCCCTCAGGCTCCGGAGACCTCTGAGACGGTATGCAGTGACAGTAATGGACACACGGGGCCCAGCTGCATTACCCCTATACTGCCCACATCAGGTCACAG TGTGGCGGCCCAGCTCAGAGAAAATGGCACTGTTGCAGAGGCTTTCGAGGAGGTCATAGAGGTTCCCGTGGGGACCAAACTGTCCCGTCAAGATGCAGATGGAGAGGAGGTGGAAAAtgaagaagaggagaagagaaagGTTCTCTTATTGGCTTTCAGAGAGAATGGCAGCATGCATAATGTGAGTGGACTGGAAGAAAACCCGACACAGTAA
- the LOC132118493 gene encoding ensconsin-like isoform X3, translated as MAERDGRDACQSSSQGSDYLSKADDKSSWSRPDSSASGRYTYTIPSPTEIPIVTRPEPLMLKNDERQRLARERRVELEKQNAAKGSKWLEREERARQFHERQLKERRKKLEEQRVKEERKHAAVEEKRRQNLEEEKARYEAVIRRTMERGRRARPNSNRWSWGGTLPASTSHNNDADRRSVSTVNLSKPTDPVISKRLSSSSATLLNSPDRALQKQTSLSSSCLIKKTQSKSQISKEKIPQDKPAGMRRMPLTAWENTVISRLQTPTHSYLARSRSAMSLSGEAVTPVCPRSASCHPMSSMSFKSIQSHSAERPIKAGLNLERPIRAGFIPLDSSTRRKTTQNLPIDRKDKDSVRKSWSNLSYPTPNLSLFTPKRSLSPVGRHSTVSNPSPNRGSTTKPPQKTPNPKKSRSPPPPASIPLSPSNPSLSAGNLRPNRVTSESPRATPEGQGAKNGERPKIEPESLATKQEPSAEGSGSPPTTRPSAGTTDPEEASRLLAEKRRQAREQREREEEEKRQQEEAERCSREEMARRKAEERAKREEEAQRQAEDKKRREEEAKRLEEEKAQREREEAERLQKQKEEEEARQREEAERLRLEREKHFQKEEAERMERKKRLEEIMKRTRRSDQKTTPQRNGDVSQQSGQNSESSISSSPSVTVLAPQAPETSETVCSDSNGHTGPSCITPILPTSGHSVAAQLRENGTVAEAFEEVIEVPVGTKLSRQDADGEEVENEEEEKRKVLLLAFRENGSMHNVSGLEENPTQ; from the exons GCTCTGACTACCTTTCTAAAGCAGATGACAAGTCATCATGGAGTCGACCGGACTCCTCAGCCTCTGGACGGTACACCTACACCATTCCCAGCCCTACAGAGATCCCCATCGTTACTAGACCAG AGCCTCTGATGCTGAAGAATGACGAAAGGCAGAGACTCGCCCGTGAACGGAGGGTGGAGCTGGAGAAGCAGAATG CTGCAAAGGGTTCCAAGTGGTTGGAGAGAGAGGAAAGAGCCCGACAGTTTCATGAAAGACAGCTGAAGGAACGCAGGAAAAAGCTGGAGGAGCAGCGAGTGAAGGAGGAGAGGAAACACGCTGCTGTGGAGGAGAAACGACGGCAGAATCTAGAGGAGGAGAAG GCCCGGTATGAGGCTGTTATCAGGAGGACCATGGAGAGGGGTCGGAGAGCCCGTCCCAACTCAAACCGCTGGAGCTGGGGTGGAACGCTCCCTGCTAGCACCTCACACAACAACG ATGCTGACAGAAGATCAGTCTCCACTGTGAATCTGTCCAAACCCACAGATCCAGTCATTTCCAAACGCCTGTCATCTTCCTCGGCCACCTTGCTGAATTCACCAGATAGAG CCTTACAGAAGCAGACATCTCTCTCGTCGTcttgcttgattaaaaaaacacaatctaAATCCCAAATCTCCAAAGAGAAGATACCTCAGGACAAACCAGCAG GTATGCGTCGCATGCCTCTTACTGCATGGGAGAATACAGTGATCAGTCGACTTCAGACACCAACACACTCCTACCTGGCCAGAAGTCGCAGCGCCATGTCTTTGTCTGGAGAAGCAG TGACCCCCGTTTGTCCTCGCTCAGCCTCCTGTCATCCAATGAGCTCCATGTCCTTCAAGTCCATCCAGTCACACAGTGCTGAGCGACCAATCAAAGCAGGCCTTAATCTAGAGAGACCAATCAGAGCAGGGTTCATCCCTCTGGACAGCAGCACCCGCAGAAAGACCACCCAGAATTTGCCG ATTGACAGGAAGGATAAGGACAGTGTGAGAAAGTCATGGAGTAACCTGTCATATCCAACTCCCAATCTGAGCCTGTTCACACCCAAGAGATCTCTTTCACCTGTCGGTCGTCACAGCACGGTCAGCAATCCATCCCCCAACAG GGGCTCTACTACTAAACCCCCTCAGAAGACACCTAACCCCAAAAAGTCCAGGTCTCCACCTCCTCCAGCATCAATTCCTTTGTCTCCTAGTAACCCGTCTTTATCGGCAGGCAATCTCAGGCCTAACAGAGTGACATCAGAGAGCCCGAGAGCAACTCCAGAAGGACAGGGGGCCAAAAACGGAGAACGTCCCAAAATTGAACCAGAGTCTCTTGCAACTAAACAGGAGCCTTCTGCCG AAGGATCTGGAAGTCCTCCAACAACACGGCCCTCTGCAGGCACAACAGATCCTGAGGAGGCATCACGTCTGCTGGCTGAGAAACGACGGCAGGCCAGAgaacaaagagaaagagaagaggaggagaagagaCAGCAGGAAGAGGCTGAACG GTGCAGCAGGGAGGAGATGGCCCGCAGGAAGGCAGAGGAGCGGGCGAAGAGAGAGGAGGAGGCACAGCGGCAGGCTGAAGACAAGAAGAGACGAGAGGAGGAGGCGAAGCGTTTAGAAGAGGAGAAagcacagagggagagagaggaagctGAACGCCTGCAGAAACAG aaagaggaagaggaggctcGCCAGAGAGAAGAGGCAGAGCGTTTGCGtctggagagagagaaacacttcCAGAAAGAGGAGGCGGAGAGAATGGAGAGGAAGAAG CGCCTTGAGGAAATTATGAAACGCACGCGCCGATCTGATCAG AAAACCACCCCACAGAGAAATGGCGATGTCAGCCAGCAGAGTGGACAGAATTCAG AGAGTTCAATATCCAGCAGCCCTTCAGTGACCGTGTTGGCCCCTCAGGCTCCGGAGACCTCTGAGACGGTATGCAGTGACAGTAATGGACACACGGGGCCCAGCTGCATTACCCCTATACTGCCCACATCAGGTCACAG TGTGGCGGCCCAGCTCAGAGAAAATGGCACTGTTGCAGAGGCTTTCGAGGAGGTCATAGAGGTTCCCGTGGGGACCAAACTGTCCCGTCAAGATGCAGATGGAGAGGAGGTGGAAAAtgaagaagaggagaagagaaagGTTCTCTTATTGGCTTTCAGAGAGAATGGCAGCATGCATAATGTGAGTGGACTGGAAGAAAACCCGACACAGTAA
- the LOC132118493 gene encoding ensconsin-like isoform X4 has protein sequence MPAPLRLRRGTCRSAIPSLSTIAEEEEGQRSRKRRRKGGGSDYLSKADDKSSWSRPDSSASGRYTYTIPSPTEIPIVTRPEPLMLKNDERQRLARERRVELEKQNAAKGSKWLEREERARQFHERQLKERRKKLEEQRVKEERKHAAVEEKRRQNLEEEKARYEAVIRRTMERGRRARPNSNRWSWGGTLPASTSHNNDADRRSVSTVNLSKPTDPVISKRLSSSSATLLNSPDRGMRRMPLTAWENTVISRLQTPTHSYLARSRSAMSLSGEAVTPVCPRSASCHPMSSMSFKSIQSHSAERPIKAGLNLERPIRAGFIPLDSSTRRKTTQNLPIDRKDKDSVRKSWSNLSYPTPNLSLFTPKRSLSPVGRHSTVSNPSPNRGSTTKPPQKTPNPKKSRSPPPPASIPLSPSNPSLSAGNLRPNRVTSESPRATPEGQGAKNGERPKIEPESLATKQEPSAEGSGSPPTTRPSAGTTDPEEASRLLAEKRRQAREQREREEEEKRQQEEAERCSREEMARRKAEERAKREEEAQRQAEDKKRREEEAKRLEEEKAQREREEAERLQKQKEEEEARQREEAERLRLEREKHFQKEEAERMERKKRLEEIMKRTRRSDQKTTPQRNGDVSQQSGQNSESSISSSPSVTVLAPQAPETSETVCSDSNGHTGPSCITPILPTSGHSVAAQLRENGTVAEAFEEVIEVPVGTKLSRQDADGEEVENEEEEKRKVLLLAFRENGSMHNVSGLEENPTQ, from the exons ATGCCGGCCCCCCTCAGGTTGAGGAGGGGGACCTGCAGGTCAGCTATCCCATCTCTCTCCACCATCGCTGAGGAAGAGGAGGGACAGCGGAGTCGCAAGAGACGAAGGAAAGGAGGAG GCTCTGACTACCTTTCTAAAGCAGATGACAAGTCATCATGGAGTCGACCGGACTCCTCAGCCTCTGGACGGTACACCTACACCATTCCCAGCCCTACAGAGATCCCCATCGTTACTAGACCAG AGCCTCTGATGCTGAAGAATGACGAAAGGCAGAGACTCGCCCGTGAACGGAGGGTGGAGCTGGAGAAGCAGAATG CTGCAAAGGGTTCCAAGTGGTTGGAGAGAGAGGAAAGAGCCCGACAGTTTCATGAAAGACAGCTGAAGGAACGCAGGAAAAAGCTGGAGGAGCAGCGAGTGAAGGAGGAGAGGAAACACGCTGCTGTGGAGGAGAAACGACGGCAGAATCTAGAGGAGGAGAAG GCCCGGTATGAGGCTGTTATCAGGAGGACCATGGAGAGGGGTCGGAGAGCCCGTCCCAACTCAAACCGCTGGAGCTGGGGTGGAACGCTCCCTGCTAGCACCTCACACAACAACG ATGCTGACAGAAGATCAGTCTCCACTGTGAATCTGTCCAAACCCACAGATCCAGTCATTTCCAAACGCCTGTCATCTTCCTCGGCCACCTTGCTGAATTCACCAGATAGAG GTATGCGTCGCATGCCTCTTACTGCATGGGAGAATACAGTGATCAGTCGACTTCAGACACCAACACACTCCTACCTGGCCAGAAGTCGCAGCGCCATGTCTTTGTCTGGAGAAGCAG TGACCCCCGTTTGTCCTCGCTCAGCCTCCTGTCATCCAATGAGCTCCATGTCCTTCAAGTCCATCCAGTCACACAGTGCTGAGCGACCAATCAAAGCAGGCCTTAATCTAGAGAGACCAATCAGAGCAGGGTTCATCCCTCTGGACAGCAGCACCCGCAGAAAGACCACCCAGAATTTGCCG ATTGACAGGAAGGATAAGGACAGTGTGAGAAAGTCATGGAGTAACCTGTCATATCCAACTCCCAATCTGAGCCTGTTCACACCCAAGAGATCTCTTTCACCTGTCGGTCGTCACAGCACGGTCAGCAATCCATCCCCCAACAG GGGCTCTACTACTAAACCCCCTCAGAAGACACCTAACCCCAAAAAGTCCAGGTCTCCACCTCCTCCAGCATCAATTCCTTTGTCTCCTAGTAACCCGTCTTTATCGGCAGGCAATCTCAGGCCTAACAGAGTGACATCAGAGAGCCCGAGAGCAACTCCAGAAGGACAGGGGGCCAAAAACGGAGAACGTCCCAAAATTGAACCAGAGTCTCTTGCAACTAAACAGGAGCCTTCTGCCG AAGGATCTGGAAGTCCTCCAACAACACGGCCCTCTGCAGGCACAACAGATCCTGAGGAGGCATCACGTCTGCTGGCTGAGAAACGACGGCAGGCCAGAgaacaaagagaaagagaagaggaggagaagagaCAGCAGGAAGAGGCTGAACG GTGCAGCAGGGAGGAGATGGCCCGCAGGAAGGCAGAGGAGCGGGCGAAGAGAGAGGAGGAGGCACAGCGGCAGGCTGAAGACAAGAAGAGACGAGAGGAGGAGGCGAAGCGTTTAGAAGAGGAGAAagcacagagggagagagaggaagctGAACGCCTGCAGAAACAG aaagaggaagaggaggctcGCCAGAGAGAAGAGGCAGAGCGTTTGCGtctggagagagagaaacacttcCAGAAAGAGGAGGCGGAGAGAATGGAGAGGAAGAAG CGCCTTGAGGAAATTATGAAACGCACGCGCCGATCTGATCAG AAAACCACCCCACAGAGAAATGGCGATGTCAGCCAGCAGAGTGGACAGAATTCAG AGAGTTCAATATCCAGCAGCCCTTCAGTGACCGTGTTGGCCCCTCAGGCTCCGGAGACCTCTGAGACGGTATGCAGTGACAGTAATGGACACACGGGGCCCAGCTGCATTACCCCTATACTGCCCACATCAGGTCACAG TGTGGCGGCCCAGCTCAGAGAAAATGGCACTGTTGCAGAGGCTTTCGAGGAGGTCATAGAGGTTCCCGTGGGGACCAAACTGTCCCGTCAAGATGCAGATGGAGAGGAGGTGGAAAAtgaagaagaggagaagagaaagGTTCTCTTATTGGCTTTCAGAGAGAATGGCAGCATGCATAATGTGAGTGGACTGGAAGAAAACCCGACACAGTAA
- the LOC132118493 gene encoding ensconsin-like isoform X2 codes for MPAPLRLRRGTCRSAIPSLSTIAEEEEGQRSRKRRRKGGGSDYLSKADDKSSWSRPDSSASGRYTYTIPSPTEIPIVTRPEPLMLKNDERQRLARERRVELEKQNAAKGSKWLEREERARQFHERQLKERRKKLEEQRVKEERKHAAVEEKRRQNLEEEKARYEAVIRRTMERGRRARPNSNRWSWGGTLPASTSHNNDADRRSVSTVNLSKPTDPVISKRLSSSSATLLNSPDRALQKQTSLSSSCLIKKTQSKSQISKEKIPQDKPAGMRRMPLTAWENTVISRLQTPTHSYLARSRSAMSLSGEAASCHPMSSMSFKSIQSHSAERPIKAGLNLERPIRAGFIPLDSSTRRKTTQNLPIDRKDKDSVRKSWSNLSYPTPNLSLFTPKRSLSPVGRHSTVSNPSPNRGSTTKPPQKTPNPKKSRSPPPPASIPLSPSNPSLSAGNLRPNRVTSESPRATPEGQGAKNGERPKIEPESLATKQEPSAEGSGSPPTTRPSAGTTDPEEASRLLAEKRRQAREQREREEEEKRQQEEAERCSREEMARRKAEERAKREEEAQRQAEDKKRREEEAKRLEEEKAQREREEAERLQKQKEEEEARQREEAERLRLEREKHFQKEEAERMERKKRLEEIMKRTRRSDQKTTPQRNGDVSQQSGQNSESSISSSPSVTVLAPQAPETSETVCSDSNGHTGPSCITPILPTSGHSVAAQLRENGTVAEAFEEVIEVPVGTKLSRQDADGEEVENEEEEKRKVLLLAFRENGSMHNVSGLEENPTQ; via the exons ATGCCGGCCCCCCTCAGGTTGAGGAGGGGGACCTGCAGGTCAGCTATCCCATCTCTCTCCACCATCGCTGAGGAAGAGGAGGGACAGCGGAGTCGCAAGAGACGAAGGAAAGGAGGAG GCTCTGACTACCTTTCTAAAGCAGATGACAAGTCATCATGGAGTCGACCGGACTCCTCAGCCTCTGGACGGTACACCTACACCATTCCCAGCCCTACAGAGATCCCCATCGTTACTAGACCAG AGCCTCTGATGCTGAAGAATGACGAAAGGCAGAGACTCGCCCGTGAACGGAGGGTGGAGCTGGAGAAGCAGAATG CTGCAAAGGGTTCCAAGTGGTTGGAGAGAGAGGAAAGAGCCCGACAGTTTCATGAAAGACAGCTGAAGGAACGCAGGAAAAAGCTGGAGGAGCAGCGAGTGAAGGAGGAGAGGAAACACGCTGCTGTGGAGGAGAAACGACGGCAGAATCTAGAGGAGGAGAAG GCCCGGTATGAGGCTGTTATCAGGAGGACCATGGAGAGGGGTCGGAGAGCCCGTCCCAACTCAAACCGCTGGAGCTGGGGTGGAACGCTCCCTGCTAGCACCTCACACAACAACG ATGCTGACAGAAGATCAGTCTCCACTGTGAATCTGTCCAAACCCACAGATCCAGTCATTTCCAAACGCCTGTCATCTTCCTCGGCCACCTTGCTGAATTCACCAGATAGAG CCTTACAGAAGCAGACATCTCTCTCGTCGTcttgcttgattaaaaaaacacaatctaAATCCCAAATCTCCAAAGAGAAGATACCTCAGGACAAACCAGCAG GTATGCGTCGCATGCCTCTTACTGCATGGGAGAATACAGTGATCAGTCGACTTCAGACACCAACACACTCCTACCTGGCCAGAAGTCGCAGCGCCATGTCTTTGTCTGGAGAAGCAG CCTCCTGTCATCCAATGAGCTCCATGTCCTTCAAGTCCATCCAGTCACACAGTGCTGAGCGACCAATCAAAGCAGGCCTTAATCTAGAGAGACCAATCAGAGCAGGGTTCATCCCTCTGGACAGCAGCACCCGCAGAAAGACCACCCAGAATTTGCCG ATTGACAGGAAGGATAAGGACAGTGTGAGAAAGTCATGGAGTAACCTGTCATATCCAACTCCCAATCTGAGCCTGTTCACACCCAAGAGATCTCTTTCACCTGTCGGTCGTCACAGCACGGTCAGCAATCCATCCCCCAACAG GGGCTCTACTACTAAACCCCCTCAGAAGACACCTAACCCCAAAAAGTCCAGGTCTCCACCTCCTCCAGCATCAATTCCTTTGTCTCCTAGTAACCCGTCTTTATCGGCAGGCAATCTCAGGCCTAACAGAGTGACATCAGAGAGCCCGAGAGCAACTCCAGAAGGACAGGGGGCCAAAAACGGAGAACGTCCCAAAATTGAACCAGAGTCTCTTGCAACTAAACAGGAGCCTTCTGCCG AAGGATCTGGAAGTCCTCCAACAACACGGCCCTCTGCAGGCACAACAGATCCTGAGGAGGCATCACGTCTGCTGGCTGAGAAACGACGGCAGGCCAGAgaacaaagagaaagagaagaggaggagaagagaCAGCAGGAAGAGGCTGAACG GTGCAGCAGGGAGGAGATGGCCCGCAGGAAGGCAGAGGAGCGGGCGAAGAGAGAGGAGGAGGCACAGCGGCAGGCTGAAGACAAGAAGAGACGAGAGGAGGAGGCGAAGCGTTTAGAAGAGGAGAAagcacagagggagagagaggaagctGAACGCCTGCAGAAACAG aaagaggaagaggaggctcGCCAGAGAGAAGAGGCAGAGCGTTTGCGtctggagagagagaaacacttcCAGAAAGAGGAGGCGGAGAGAATGGAGAGGAAGAAG CGCCTTGAGGAAATTATGAAACGCACGCGCCGATCTGATCAG AAAACCACCCCACAGAGAAATGGCGATGTCAGCCAGCAGAGTGGACAGAATTCAG AGAGTTCAATATCCAGCAGCCCTTCAGTGACCGTGTTGGCCCCTCAGGCTCCGGAGACCTCTGAGACGGTATGCAGTGACAGTAATGGACACACGGGGCCCAGCTGCATTACCCCTATACTGCCCACATCAGGTCACAG TGTGGCGGCCCAGCTCAGAGAAAATGGCACTGTTGCAGAGGCTTTCGAGGAGGTCATAGAGGTTCCCGTGGGGACCAAACTGTCCCGTCAAGATGCAGATGGAGAGGAGGTGGAAAAtgaagaagaggagaagagaaagGTTCTCTTATTGGCTTTCAGAGAGAATGGCAGCATGCATAATGTGAGTGGACTGGAAGAAAACCCGACACAGTAA